Proteins co-encoded in one Erinaceus europaeus chromosome 2, mEriEur2.1, whole genome shotgun sequence genomic window:
- the HSBP1 gene encoding heat shock factor-binding protein 1, whose amino-acid sequence MAETDPKNVQDLTSVVQTLLQQMQDKFQTMSDQIIGRIDDMSSRIDDLEKNIADLMTQAGVEELEGENKISATQKS is encoded by the exons ATGGCCGAGACGGACCCCAAGAACGTGCAGGACCTCACATCAGTG gtgCAGACTCTGCTGCAACAGATGCAAGATAAATTCCAGACCATGTCCGACCAGATCATCGGGAGAA TTGATGACATGAGCAGTCGCATTGATGACCTGGAGAAAAACATCGCAGACCTCATGACACAGGCTGGGGTGGAGGAGCTGGAAGGTGAAAATAAGATATCCGCCACACAAAAGAGTTGA